DNA sequence from the Fuscovulum ytuae genome:
TCAGACGGATAAAGAGCAGGTGGTGGATCGCCTTGCCGGGCATCTGCTTTCCGGGGGGTATCTGATTGTCGGACATGCCGAAAGCATGGTGGTGCGGCATCCCGCGCTGCGGCAGGTCCGGCCCACGATTTTCAGGAAGGTGTGAGATGGCGCTGAAACCCAACGATGCGGCAAAGGTTCTGATCGTGGACGACAGCGCCTCGGCACGGGCGATGCTGCGGGCAATTGTGGAAAGCGACCCGGGTCTTTCGGTGATGGCCGTCTGTATCGACGCCTTCGAGGCGGCAAAGGTGATGCGGGACAGCCTGCCGGATGTGATCCTGCTGGACCTTGAACTGCCGGGCATGGATGGGATGACCTTCCTGAAGAAGATCATGGCGCAAAAGCCCTTGCCGGTGGTGATCTGCTCCGGGCTGACGGCGCGCGGATCTGAGCAGAGCATCGCGGCGCTTGAGGCGGGCGCGGTGGAGGTGATCCTGAAGCCTTCGGCGGGCGATGACCGTGCGCGGGCCGAGGCGCAGGTGCGCATCTGCGATGCCCTGCGCGCGGCGGCTCAAAGCCGGAAGGGGGGGCGTGCGGGCATCCTGCCCGGCGCGCTGCGGGCACCGGGGGCGAAGCTGACGGCGGATGAGATTCTGCCGCCGCCGAATCTGACGCGGCCTGTTCCCCTGACCGAGCCTATCGTTTGCATCGGCGCATCGACCGGCGGGACAGAGGCGCTGCGCCAGGTGCTGGTGGCGCTGCCGCCAGATGCGCCTGCAATCTGCATCGTGCAACATATGCCTGCCGGGTTCACCGCGGCCTTCGCGCGGCGGCTGGACGGGCTGTGCAAGGTGAAGGTGACCGAAGCTGTCGATGGCGCCACGGTGGGGCAGGGCGAGGTGCTGATCGCGCCGGGCGACCAGCATATGATCCTGCGGCGGCTTACGTCCGGCTATCGGGTGTCGGTGGTGCAGGGGCCCTATGTCAGCCGCCATCGCCCGTCGGTCGATGTGCTGTTCCGGTCGGCGGCTGGATCGGCAGGGGCCAATGCGCTGGGCATTATCCTGACGGGGATGGGCGATGACGGGGCGCGCTGTTTGGGTGAGATGAAGGCGGCGGGTGCCGCCACGATCGCGCAGGATGAGGCGAGTTCCGTCGTCTATGGCATGCCGCGCGAAGCGGTGCGGATGGGCAGCGTGGGGCAGACCCTGCCCCTCGACAAGATGGCGACGACGATCATGGCTTTCGCCCGTCGCCACAGGACAGGAGTTCAGGCATGACCATCGCAACCCCCATCTTCGGTTCCAAGGCGCGACAGGCGGTGGCCGATCCGCTGGAAGGTGTGCTGCGGATCACGGAAGAAACCTTTGTGCAGGCGGGCGACGCCCTTTCTGGCGCGGTAGAGATCCTGAAAGGGACCGAAACGCTGTTTGCACGGCTGGATGTCACGCTGGGCGATGAGACGAGCGCACAGTTGGCGTCCCTAATCGAAGAAACCTTCGCCAATGTGGAGGTGATCCGTGCCGATTTCGACGGGTTCAGCCGCGATGCCGTGGCGCTGCGTGCCGCAGTGCGCAACGTGCGGGTGGAGGTGAACGAATTGGACCGCGTGGTGCGGACCATTTCCAATGTGTCGATCAATGCGCGTATTCAGGGCAATGGGCTGGTGCCGCCGCGCCCGCAGGTGAATTCCTTTATCGAACGCCTTGCCTCGATGGCATCGGAAGCCGAAAGCATCCTGACCGAGGTGAAGGATGCCATGGTCGGGATCGGGCATGACACCGGGGCGATGGAAGCCAGTTTGCTGGAGTTGCGGCAGGAATTGATGCTGCATGTCTTGCCACGGCTCAGCCGTTTCGCGGCCATCGCGCAGTCCGTGCAGGATGGCCGGGCCGAGATGACGCGGATGAGCGGCGATCTGGCGGCGCGGATGCGGGTGGTGTTTTCCGAAGTGTCGCGGATGATCATGGCGTTGCAGACCGGGGACAGCACGCGCCAGCGACTGGAACGGGTGCGCGAGGTGCTGGCCGAGGCGTCGATGGTGCCCGGATCGGGGCTGGAGGCGGTGCTGGTCGACCTTGCCAAGGCACTGTCGGCGGCGGCGCGCGAGGATGCCGAGGCTGAGATTGGCGTGTCGGTTTCTGCACTCTCTGCGGTGCGGACAAGCGCCGATCAGGCAATGGCTGCGGCGCGCAGCTTTTATTTCGCGAAGGCAGGTCGCGGCAGCGGTGATGGCGGCACGGCAGGGGATGCCGAGGCGCTGTCGGCCAGCCTGGCGCGGGTCAAGCGGAACCTTTCCGTGATGCGCGGACGGGCCGAACAGTTGCGCGGGCGGCTGGATGTGATCCTGAAGCATGAGGCGACAATCCGACAGATTGCCCAACAGGTGCGCCTGTCGGGGCTGAATGCGGTGCTGATCTGCGCCAAGCTGGGCGAAGAGGGGCGGTCCTTGCGCGAATTGGCGCAATGGCTGCGCACGTTGACGGATGAAAGCGATGCCATCGTGCAGCGCCTGCAAGGCCATCTGGCCGAGACGCGCAACCGCACCCGCGAGGCGGGGCAAGCGGGGGTAGACCGTCTGGAGGGGGCGCTGTCGGGCTTTATCGGGGATGCCGAAGCGCTGAATGAGGCCATGGGCCAGATCGACCGCGTGGTCAGCGATACGGCGCGGGGCTTTGATCAGGCGGGCAAGGCGCTGCCGATGAAGCTGGGTCAGGCGGCG
Encoded proteins:
- a CDS encoding protein-glutamate methylesterase/protein-glutamine glutaminase is translated as MALKPNDAAKVLIVDDSASARAMLRAIVESDPGLSVMAVCIDAFEAAKVMRDSLPDVILLDLELPGMDGMTFLKKIMAQKPLPVVICSGLTARGSEQSIAALEAGAVEVILKPSAGDDRARAEAQVRICDALRAAAQSRKGGRAGILPGALRAPGAKLTADEILPPPNLTRPVPLTEPIVCIGASTGGTEALRQVLVALPPDAPAICIVQHMPAGFTAAFARRLDGLCKVKVTEAVDGATVGQGEVLIAPGDQHMILRRLTSGYRVSVVQGPYVSRHRPSVDVLFRSAAGSAGANALGIILTGMGDDGARCLGEMKAAGAATIAQDEASSVVYGMPREAVRMGSVGQTLPLDKMATTIMAFARRHRTGVQA